The following nucleotide sequence is from Alphaproteobacteria bacterium.
GCGGCGGTTTTCATTGAGCAGCATGTTGTAGGTGCGCGCGGCGGCGCCGGTGTCCATCACTTCCAGGACGATGCCGCGGCTGGCGAAGGCCCGGCGCAGGCCGTCGTCGACAGGCGCCATGGCGGTGCCGCAGCCGAGTAGCAGGAATTCGGGCGGCGGCTCGGCCGTCAGCACGGCCACCAACGAATCCGCCGTTGCCTCGGCCATAGCGCTCACCGGCCAGGGCTCGAAGCGCTCGACGAAGACGATTACGGAGCCCTGGTGACGCCGGCCGTTGATGCGGAATCCGCCGTTGCCGTAGCTTTCTATGAGCTGAAAATCGGCCGGCCGTACGCGGCTCTCTGCCACCGTTCGGGCCGGCTCAGCCGGTTTCCTCGGCTTTGTCCTCGGCCTCGCTGCCGCGGCGCACGCCGAGATAGATCAGCACCGGCGCGGCCACGAAGACCGAGGAATAGGTGCCCACGACGACGCCCCAGATCATGGCGAAGGTGAAGCCGCGGATGACCTCGCCGCCGAAGAAAAAGAGCGTCAGCAGAGCCAGCAGCGTCGTCACCGAGGTCATGGTGGTGCGCGACAACGTCTCGTTGACGCTGACGTCGAGCAGTTCCTTCAGCTCCATGGTGCGATAGCGCCTGAGGTTCTCCCGTACCCGGTCGTAGATGACCACGGTGTCGTTCATGGAATAGCCGACGATGGTCAAAAGGGCGGCGATGATCGAGAGGTTGAATTCGAGGCGCGTCAGCGAAAAGACGCCGATGGTCAGCACCACGTCGTGCACCAGGGCGACGACGGCGCCAACGGAGAACTGCCATTCGAAGCGGAACCAGATGTAGACCAGCATGCAGAACACGGCCAGCAGCACCGCGATGGTGCCGGCTTCCTTCAATTCGTCACTGACCTTGGGGCCGACGAACTCGACGCGGCGGTAGCTGATGCCGGTGCCGATCTCGCGGTCGAGCGCCTTTTTGACCATTTCGACGGCGCGCTGCTGGGCCGTGGCGTCGCCGGCCTGGCGTTCGACCCGGATCAGCACGTCGCGCGGGTCGCCGAATTCCTGCAAGGCCACCTCGCCCAGCCCCAGGCCCGAAAGGGCGCCCCGCATGCGGCCGATCTCGGCCACCTCGGGCGTGCGTACCTCGATCAAGATACCGCCCCGGAAGTCGATGCCGTAGTTGAGGTTCAAGGTGAGGAAGAGAACCACCGAAGCCAGCGCCAAAAAGCCCGAAAGCGCGAAGGCCATGAGGCGGAAACGCAAAAAGGGGATGCTGGTCCGGGCCGGGACGAGGCGCAGCTTGTACATGCTCCGCCCCCCTACAACGGCAACGCCGTGGGCCGGCGCCGGTGCATCCAGATGGTGATCAACAGGCGCGTCAGCAGGATTGCCGTGAACATCGAGGTGGCGATGCCTATGGCCAGCGTGACGCCGAAGCCCTTGACCGGCCCCGAGCCGAAGATGAGCAGCAGCACAGCCGCGATCAGGGTGGTGACGTTGGCGTCGATGATGGTGGTCAACGCCTTTTTGTAACCCGCCTCGATGGCCGCGAAGGGCGTCTTGCCGGTGCGCATTTCCTCGCGGATGCGCTCGAAGATCAGCACGTTGGCGTCCACCGCCATGCCGATGGTCAGCACGATACCGGCGATGCCCGGCAAGGTCAGCGTGGCCTGGAGTACAGAAAGCCCGCCGACGATGAGAAAGAGGTTGGCCAACAGCGCCACGTCCGAGACGATGCCGAAGAGGCCATAGGCCGCCACCATGAAGACCATCACCAGGAGGAAGGCGAAAATGCTGGCGATCTTGCCGGCGCGGATCGAATCGGCGCCCAGGTCGGGCCCGACGCTGCGCTCCTCGAGGATCTTCAAGGGCGCCGGCAGGGCGCCGGCCCTGAGCAGCACCGCCAGATCGTTGGCTTCCTGCACGCTGAAGCGGCCGCTGATGATGCCCGAGCCGCCCAGGATGGGCTCGCGGATCACCGGCGCGCTGATGACCCGGTTGTCGAGCACGATGGCGAAGGGACGGCCGACGTTGGCCTTGGTGGCGTCACCAAAGCGCTTGGCCCCGACGGCGTCGAAGCGGAAGCTGACCACCGGCCGGCCCTGGTCGTAGGTGGGCGCCGCGTCGACCAGCGATTCGCCCGAGACCATGACGCGCTTGCGCACCACGTACTGCACGGGACCTCCCGCCGCCGTGCGTTCGGCATCGTCATCGAGCAATTCCGAGCCCGGCGGCAGACGGCCGCGCTTGGCATCCGAGACCGTGGTCGTCTGGTCGACCAGGCGGAACACCATCTTGGCGGTCTTGCCCAGCAGCCGCTTGATGCGGTCGGGGTTCTTGACGCCGGGAAGTTGAATGAGAATGCGCTCCTCGCCCTGGCGCTGGATGGTGGGCTCGCGGGTGCCCACCTCGTCGACGCGGCGGCGCACGATCTCGATGGATTGTTCCACCGCCGCCCGCTTGCGGTCGTTGATGGCGGCCTCGGTGAGCGTCACGGTGATCAGGCCGGCGCCGGCCTCGACCACCTCGATGTCGTTGCCGCCGCCACCGCCGCCGAAAAGGCTGGGCGCCAGCGGCGTGCCCAGGTCCTTGATGACCTCGAGGGCACGCTCGAACTTGTCGCCCTCACGAATGCGCACGCCGATCGAGGTGCCATCACGCAAGCCCAGGCCGGTATAGCCGATGCGTTCCTTGCGCAAAGCCGAGCGACTGGCATCGATAAGCGATTCCAGGCGTTCCTTGATCACCGCCTGGACGTCGACCTCGAGCAGCAGGTGCGAGCCGCCCTGCAGGTCGAGACCCAGGTTGACCTGCAAATGCGGCAACCAGACGGGTAGGCTGTCGGCGCTCTGGCGGCTGAGGAAATTGGGCAACGAGAGCACCACGCCGCCAAGGCAGAGGACGGCGACGAGGACGATCTTCCAGGTGGGAAAGCTGCGCATCCGGGTGAGGGGAAAACCCTAGTCGGACTTTTTCCTGCCGAACAGCATGTCCAGCAGGCTGCCGCTGGGCTGCGACTGGGTCGCCGAGGCCGCAGCGTCGGTGCCGGGCGCGTTGGCCGCGGCCGGTTCGCTCTTGGCCATCACGGTGGAGAGCGTCGAGCCCACCACCTCCATTTTGATCTTGCTGTCGGCCTCGCCGAACTCGACGATCAGGCGGTCGTTCTCGTTGACCTTAGTGACCTTGCCGATCAGGCCACCACCGGTGACCACGGTGTCGCCGCGGCGCACCGCACCGATCATGGCGCGGTGTTCCTTGGCCTTCTTTTGCTGCGGCCGGATAAGCAGGAAATAGAAGACCGCGAAGATCAGGACCAGCGGCATGATCGCCGTGATATCGAAGCCGCCACCACCGGCGGCCTGGGCGTAGGCCGGTGAAATAAACATCTGAATCCCCTGGACTGGAGCCGCGAGATTGGCCGGACTATAGCGCCAGCCCGGCGCTTTGCAAGCGGTCTCTGGTGGCGGCGCGGTTGACGGCGGTTCGGCTTGTGTCAGCCCGGATTTCTCCCCTGGTCATGGCCTGCGCGGCGCTGTGGCGTCGACAGGGTAGGAGAGCTGCGCCGCGCGATGTGGGGGACATCGGGCAAGCAGCTCGACGCATCCTGTCGGCGCCACAGCGACGCCCGAAGGATCGCGCCCAGGCGCGCGCCCGCTACGTCGAAGTCCGAAGACCGTAGCCCCGCTACGCTCTTCGGACTTCTCCTTGCGGATCGCATCACCTGGGCACGACGCAGGCCGTGACCAGGGGAGAAATCCGGGCTAAGGTCTCGCGGCCCTGGTCCGGCCCTATTCCGCCCGCCATTTCGAGATCACGCCAAAATGACCGACCCCGACCTCACCCCCCTGCTACAGCGCGTCGCCGACGCCCTCGAGCGGCTGTCGCCGCCGCCCGGTGAGACCGTCGACCTGGCCTCGGCCGAGGCCTTCATCTGGCGCGCCGAAAGCGGCCGGCTCGAACCGGTGCCCGAGATCAACAGGGTAGAGCTCGAGTTGCTGCACGGCATCGACCAGGTGCGCGACATCCTGCTCGACAACACGCGCCGCTTCGCCCAGGGCCTGCCGGCCAACAACGCGCTGCTCTGGGGCGCCCGCGGCATGGGCAAGTCGTCGCTGGTCAAGGCCGTGCACGCCACCATCAATGCCGAAACGGCCGGCGCCTTGGCACTGGTCGAGATCCACCGCGAGGACATTCCCTCGCTGCCCCGGCTTTTGCATCTATGCGCCGACAGCACCAGGCATTGCCTGCTGTTTTGCGACGATCTTTCGTTCGGCAGCGAGGACACCAGCTACAAGTCGCTAAAGGCGGTGCTCGAGGGCGGCATCGAGGGCCGGCCGGAAAACGTTATCTTCTACGCCACCAGCAACCGCCGCCACCTGATGCCCCGCGACATGATCGAGAACGAACGCTCGACCGCCATCAATCCGGCCGAGGCGGTGGAGGAAAAGGTCTCGCTCTCGGACCGTTTCGGCCTTTGGCTCGGCTTCCATGGCTGCAGCCAGGAGCAGTACCTGACCATGATCGGGGGCTACGCCGAGCATTACGGCCTGGCCGGCGACGCCGCGACGCTGCGCCCGCAAGCCATCGAATGGGCCGCCACCCGCGGCGCCCGCTCGGGCCGCGTGGCCTGGCAATTCATCCAGGACCTGGCCGGCCGCCAGGGGAAAAGGCTGGGATAGCGCGGCGCAGGATTATTTGGCTGCTAATGCAGCGTCGCCAACGCGTCTTTGGTATACGGCAGGATCTCATCGTAGCGGCCTTCGCGCACCAACTGCGGCCAGGTCGGATTGGTGATGAGGATACGGCCGACGGCGACGAGGTCGAATTCCTCGCGTTCCAACCGCGCCAGCAACTCGTCGATCTTGGTCACCTTGGCCTCGCCCTCGGTGAAGGTGTTGATGAAGTCGTCGTCCAATCCGATGCTGCCCACGGTGATGGTCGGTTTGCCGCTGATCTGGCGCGTCCAGCCGGCCAGGTTGAGGTCGGAGCCCTCGAACTCGGGCAACCAGAAGCGCCGCGTCGAGCAGTGGAAGATGTCGACCCCGGCCTCTATCAGCGGCGCCAGGAAAGCCTCCAACTCGGCCGGATTTTGCGCCAACTTGGCCGGAAAATCCTGCTGCTTCCACTGCGAAAAGCGCAGCACGATGGGATAGTCCGGCCCCACCCGGGCGCGCACCGCGGCGGTGATCTGGGCGCTGAAAAGCGTGCGTTTGACCAGGTCGCCGCCATAGTCGTCGTCGCGCTGGTTGGTGCCCTCCCAGAAGAACTGGTCCAAGAGATAACCATGCGCGCCGTGCAGCTCGACACCGTCGAAACCCAGACGCTGGGCCTCGCCGGCCGCCTTGGCGAAGGCCTCGACGATGTCGTCGATGTCGGCCTGGGTCATGGCCCGGCCGCGTTCCTTGCCCGGCAACAGGAGCCCCGAGGGCCCGACGCTGGGCTCGTCGGGATGGGCGCCGGTGCCCGGCTTGCGCATGGTGCCGTGGTGCCAGAGCTGGGGCATGATGACGCCGCCGGCGTCATGCACCTCATTGACCACATGTTGCCAGCCGGCCAGGGCATCGTCGCCGTGAAAGCGCGGGATGTCGGCGCTGCCCGAGGCGGCGGCGTGATCGACCGTGGTGCCTTCGGTAATGATCAGGCCGGTGCCGCCTTCGACGCGGCGGCGGTAGTAGGCCGCGACGTCGGGGCCGGGCACGCCGCCGGGCGACTTGTAGCGTGTCATGGGCGCCATCACCAGGCGGTTGGGACACTTCAGGGTGCCGAAGCTGCAGGGCTCGTAAAGCTTATCGCTCATGGTGGGATCCGTGGATTGGGGGGGACGGGACCACCATCCTGTCAACTTTTCCGCACTCCGGCCAGGCCCCAGTCAACCGCGCTGTCGCCACAGCGTGTTCGCCAGCACGCCGATGCTGCGCTCGATGGCCTCGGCGGCATCGAGGCAAAGATCCTCGCGAAAACGCCGGCCGATGATCTGCACGCCCAGCGGCCAGCCGCCCTCGAGTCCCGTCGGCACCACGGCGGCCGGCAGCCCCAAGTAATTCATACCAAAGCTGTAGATGGCGGCATCGAAGATGTCCTTGATGTATTCCGGGCCCTGGGCGTCCTCGTTCCAGCCATAGAGGGTTCGCATCAGGAAAGGCGTCAACACCAGCGGATAGTCCTCGAGAAAGAGGTTCCAGGCCCGGGTCAGGCGGGTGCGATCGGCCAGGGCGCGGATCAGTGCCGGAGGCTCGGCCGGGACCATCAGTTCATAGTATTCGTCGAACATGCGCTGGATGGTCTCGCTGCCGAACTGGCGGATGGCCGGGTCCATCAGCAGCTTGACCTCGCCCATGGTGTTGGTTCGCCAGGCCTCGGCGATCTCCGGCATCAGCGGCGGCTCGGTCTCCTCGACGGCGTATCCGGCGTCGCTCAGCACCCCGGCGGCGCGGTCGACGGCGGCCGTGATCAGCGGATCTATGGCATAGCCATGCGCATTGCGCGTCACCGCCACCTTGATGGGCGATGGCGGCGGTGGGCCACCAAAGGGCAGCGGCACGTGCCAGGGATCGCGGGCATCGGGTCGCACCAGCACCTCCATGGCCAGGCGCACGTCGCGCACCTCGCGGGCGATGGCGCCCTGCACCGACATGAGCTGGGCCAAAAGGCCGCGCTCCTCGGGCGCCGAGGGGTTGTAGGCGGCCACCCGGCCCTGGGTCGGCCGCACCGTGGCGGTGCCGCAGGCGAGGGAGGGAAAGCGCAGCGAGCCGCCGATGTCGTTGCCGTGCGCGATGGGGCCGAAGCCCATCACCGTGGCCGCCGCGGCCCCACCGGACGAGCCGCCGGGCGAGCGCGTCTCGTCCCAGGGATTGATGGTGCGGCCGTGCAGCGGATTGTCGGTGGTGGCGCGGAAGGAGAACTCGGGCGTGTTGGTGCGGCCGACGACAATGGCCCCGGCATTTCGCAAATTCCGCACCACCGGCGCATCGTCGGGCGCGATGACGCCGGCAAAGGCGGCGACGCCGTTGGGCGTGGCGCGGCCCGCTTGGTCGACGTTTTCCTTGATCGTCACCGGCACGCCGTGCAGCGGGCCCAGCGGGCCATCGGCGGCCAAAATACTGTCGTGCCCGGCGGCCTCGGCCAGGGCCTCTTCCGTGAGGTCGTCGACGATGGCGTTGATCTCGCCGTTTTCGGCCCGGATGCGTTCAACCACGCTGCCCACGGCATCCTGGCACGAGAGCCGTTTGTCGCGGATGGCCTGAGCCAGGTCGCAGGCGCTCCACTGCCAAAGTTCACGATTCTCAGTCATCGGCTGCTCCTTGCTGCAAGGGGCGCGAGGCGCCATTTTCCAAACGATATTCAAGTTCCTCGCGGGCCACGCGGCCCTGCTCGACGAGGCGGGCGAGGTGGGCCTCGGTAGTGCTGGAATACCAGGGACAGACCTCCAGCGCCATGGGGCTGTAGAGCAGCACGTCGAGCTGCTCGCAGGTGCGGGGCCCCTGCGATAGTTCCTCGAGAATGCGTTCCTCGCGGCGCACCAGAAAACCCCGGGTCTTTTCCACCTGGACCGCGAAATCGCCATTCAGCGCGCCATGGGCGGGAAAGGCCCGTTCAACCTCGAGCTTGGCGACAC
It contains:
- a CDS encoding Mth938-like domain-containing protein, translating into MAESRVRPADFQLIESYGNGGFRINGRRHQGSVIVFVERFEPWPVSAMAEATADSLVAVLTAEPPPEFLLLGCGTAMAPVDDGLRRAFASRGIVLEVMDTGAAARTYNMLLNENRRFAAALIAVS
- the secF gene encoding protein translocase subunit SecF translates to MYKLRLVPARTSIPFLRFRLMAFALSGFLALASVVLFLTLNLNYGIDFRGGILIEVRTPEVAEIGRMRGALSGLGLGEVALQEFGDPRDVLIRVERQAGDATAQQRAVEMVKKALDREIGTGISYRRVEFVGPKVSDELKEAGTIAVLLAVFCMLVYIWFRFEWQFSVGAVVALVHDVVLTIGVFSLTRLEFNLSIIAALLTIVGYSMNDTVVIYDRVRENLRRYRTMELKELLDVSVNETLSRTTMTSVTTLLALLTLFFFGGEVIRGFTFAMIWGVVVGTYSSVFVAAPVLIYLGVRRGSEAEDKAEETG
- the secD gene encoding protein translocase subunit SecD; the protein is MRSFPTWKIVLVAVLCLGGVVLSLPNFLSRQSADSLPVWLPHLQVNLGLDLQGGSHLLLEVDVQAVIKERLESLIDASRSALRKERIGYTGLGLRDGTSIGVRIREGDKFERALEVIKDLGTPLAPSLFGGGGGGNDIEVVEAGAGLITVTLTEAAINDRKRAAVEQSIEIVRRRVDEVGTREPTIQRQGEERILIQLPGVKNPDRIKRLLGKTAKMVFRLVDQTTTVSDAKRGRLPPGSELLDDDAERTAAGGPVQYVVRKRVMVSGESLVDAAPTYDQGRPVVSFRFDAVGAKRFGDATKANVGRPFAIVLDNRVISAPVIREPILGGSGIISGRFSVQEANDLAVLLRAGALPAPLKILEERSVGPDLGADSIRAGKIASIFAFLLVMVFMVAAYGLFGIVSDVALLANLFLIVGGLSVLQATLTLPGIAGIVLTIGMAVDANVLIFERIREEMRTGKTPFAAIEAGYKKALTTIIDANVTTLIAAVLLLIFGSGPVKGFGVTLAIGIATSMFTAILLTRLLITIWMHRRRPTALPL
- the yajC gene encoding preprotein translocase subunit YajC translates to MFISPAYAQAAGGGGFDITAIMPLVLIFAVFYFLLIRPQQKKAKEHRAMIGAVRRGDTVVTGGGLIGKVTKVNENDRLIVEFGEADSKIKMEVVGSTLSTVMAKSEPAAANAPGTDAAASATQSQPSGSLLDMLFGRKKSD
- a CDS encoding ATP-binding protein, with translation MTDPDLTPLLQRVADALERLSPPPGETVDLASAEAFIWRAESGRLEPVPEINRVELELLHGIDQVRDILLDNTRRFAQGLPANNALLWGARGMGKSSLVKAVHATINAETAGALALVEIHREDIPSLPRLLHLCADSTRHCLLFCDDLSFGSEDTSYKSLKAVLEGGIEGRPENVIFYATSNRRHLMPRDMIENERSTAINPAEAVEEKVSLSDRFGLWLGFHGCSQEQYLTMIGGYAEHYGLAGDAATLRPQAIEWAATRGARSGRVAWQFIQDLAGRQGKRLG
- a CDS encoding NADH:flavin oxidoreductase, which translates into the protein MSDKLYEPCSFGTLKCPNRLVMAPMTRYKSPGGVPGPDVAAYYRRRVEGGTGLIITEGTTVDHAAASGSADIPRFHGDDALAGWQHVVNEVHDAGGVIMPQLWHHGTMRKPGTGAHPDEPSVGPSGLLLPGKERGRAMTQADIDDIVEAFAKAAGEAQRLGFDGVELHGAHGYLLDQFFWEGTNQRDDDYGGDLVKRTLFSAQITAAVRARVGPDYPIVLRFSQWKQQDFPAKLAQNPAELEAFLAPLIEAGVDIFHCSTRRFWLPEFEGSDLNLAGWTRQISGKPTITVGSIGLDDDFINTFTEGEAKVTKIDELLARLEREEFDLVAVGRILITNPTWPQLVREGRYDEILPYTKDALATLH
- a CDS encoding amidase family protein; the protein is MTENRELWQWSACDLAQAIRDKRLSCQDAVGSVVERIRAENGEINAIVDDLTEEALAEAAGHDSILAADGPLGPLHGVPVTIKENVDQAGRATPNGVAAFAGVIAPDDAPVVRNLRNAGAIVVGRTNTPEFSFRATTDNPLHGRTINPWDETRSPGGSSGGAAAATVMGFGPIAHGNDIGGSLRFPSLACGTATVRPTQGRVAAYNPSAPEERGLLAQLMSVQGAIAREVRDVRLAMEVLVRPDARDPWHVPLPFGGPPPPSPIKVAVTRNAHGYAIDPLITAAVDRAAGVLSDAGYAVEETEPPLMPEIAEAWRTNTMGEVKLLMDPAIRQFGSETIQRMFDEYYELMVPAEPPALIRALADRTRLTRAWNLFLEDYPLVLTPFLMRTLYGWNEDAQGPEYIKDIFDAAIYSFGMNYLGLPAAVVPTGLEGGWPLGVQIIGRRFREDLCLDAAEAIERSIGVLANTLWRQRG